The proteins below come from a single Caulobacter segnis ATCC 21756 genomic window:
- a CDS encoding p-hydroxycinnamoyl CoA hydratase/lyase has protein sequence MTKTVAVDVADGVAWVRFNRPDKRNCMNPALNREMMELLAALEFRADVGVLVLGGEGAAWSAGMDLKEFFRETEALGLGAMRQADQECFGWWRRLRWYQKPTIAMVNGWCFGGGYGPLFGCDLAFAAEEAQFGLSEINWGILPGGGAAKVATELMSFRRAMYHALMGERIDGRTAAEWGLVNEAVPLEQLKTRVAGVAARLLEKNPVTLKATKDAIRRVGEMTYDNAEDYLVRAQEAANSFDDQGRREGIRQFIDEKSYKPGLGTYARRPAYAD, from the coding sequence ATGACGAAGACCGTGGCCGTCGATGTCGCCGATGGCGTCGCCTGGGTTCGCTTCAACCGGCCCGACAAACGCAACTGTATGAACCCGGCTCTCAACCGGGAAATGATGGAGCTGCTCGCGGCGCTGGAATTCCGCGCGGACGTCGGGGTGCTGGTGCTGGGCGGCGAGGGCGCGGCCTGGTCGGCCGGCATGGATCTGAAGGAGTTTTTCCGCGAGACCGAAGCGCTGGGCCTTGGCGCCATGCGCCAGGCCGACCAAGAGTGCTTTGGCTGGTGGCGGCGCCTGCGATGGTACCAGAAGCCGACGATCGCCATGGTCAATGGCTGGTGCTTCGGGGGCGGCTACGGGCCGCTTTTCGGTTGCGATCTGGCCTTCGCGGCCGAGGAGGCCCAGTTTGGGCTCTCCGAGATCAACTGGGGAATCCTGCCGGGCGGCGGCGCGGCCAAGGTCGCCACGGAGCTGATGTCCTTCCGCCGGGCGATGTACCACGCGCTGATGGGCGAGCGCATCGACGGGCGAACCGCGGCCGAATGGGGGCTGGTCAACGAGGCCGTTCCGCTCGAGCAGCTGAAGACCCGTGTCGCCGGGGTCGCCGCTCGGCTGCTCGAAAAGAACCCCGTCACGCTGAAGGCGACGAAGGACGCCATCCGAAGGGTAGGCGAGATGACCTACGACAACGCCGAGGACTATCTGGTCCGCGCGCAGGAGGCCGCCAACAGCTTCGACGACCAAGGCCGTCGCGAAGGCATCCGTCAGTTCATCGACGAGAAGTCCTACAAGCCCGGGCTGGGCACCTATGCGCGCCGTCCGGCCTACGCCGATTAG
- a CDS encoding amino acid permease, with translation MTRQRPAFNASLRKDLPSDPSSPGEDLHRGLARRHMSLLALGSCIGVGLFLGSAKAIQLAGPAILIAYALGGLAMLVIMRALGEMTLAHPVAGSFTSHAATYLGPFAGYLTGWQYWFMWVVTCVAEITAVAVYMQVWFPDTPGWMWSLAALAGMGLINFAAVRLFGEFEYWFALIKVVMIIALIGAGGAMICLGLGNGGAPIGLSNLWSHGGFMPNGFGGVLLSLQMVMFAYLGIEMIGLTAGEAQDPRETLPRAFKSVFWRIALFYIGALFVILSLYPWNEVGVNGSPFVRTFERLGVHTAAGIINFVVITAALSSCNGGIFSTGRMLYGLAKEGQAPRFFAKTSATGVPRRAIVVSLSALLLGVILNYLAPEQMFSWATAVATFSAVWTWGVILITHLRYRAGRTAAERASLTFPLRFSPWSNYLALAFLAVVLGVMAVHADTRVALVVGPAFVVLLSILYRARGKRAG, from the coding sequence ATGACCCGACAAAGACCAGCCTTCAACGCTTCCCTCCGCAAGGATCTGCCGAGCGATCCTTCCAGTCCTGGCGAGGACCTGCATCGCGGCCTGGCGCGGCGGCATATGAGCCTGCTGGCGCTAGGATCTTGCATAGGCGTGGGTCTCTTTCTGGGGTCGGCCAAGGCCATCCAGCTCGCCGGCCCGGCCATACTGATCGCCTATGCGCTGGGTGGCCTGGCGATGCTGGTCATCATGAGGGCGCTTGGCGAAATGACCTTGGCCCACCCCGTCGCCGGCTCGTTCACCAGCCATGCCGCCACCTACCTGGGGCCTTTCGCCGGCTATCTTACCGGCTGGCAATATTGGTTCATGTGGGTCGTCACCTGCGTGGCCGAAATCACGGCCGTGGCGGTCTACATGCAGGTCTGGTTCCCGGATACGCCGGGCTGGATGTGGTCGCTCGCCGCGCTCGCGGGCATGGGACTGATCAACTTCGCCGCCGTGAGGCTCTTTGGTGAGTTCGAATACTGGTTCGCGCTTATCAAGGTGGTGATGATCATCGCGTTGATCGGCGCGGGCGGCGCGATGATCTGCCTGGGGCTTGGAAACGGCGGCGCGCCGATCGGCCTCTCCAACCTGTGGAGCCATGGCGGCTTCATGCCCAATGGTTTTGGCGGAGTCCTGCTGTCGCTGCAGATGGTCATGTTCGCCTATCTCGGCATCGAGATGATAGGTCTGACGGCGGGCGAGGCGCAGGATCCGCGCGAGACGCTGCCAAGGGCGTTCAAATCAGTCTTCTGGCGCATAGCCCTTTTCTACATCGGCGCGCTGTTTGTGATCCTGTCGCTCTACCCCTGGAACGAAGTAGGCGTAAACGGCAGCCCCTTCGTGCGCACCTTCGAGCGCCTCGGGGTTCATACCGCCGCCGGCATCATCAATTTCGTGGTCATCACCGCGGCGCTGTCGTCCTGCAATGGCGGCATCTTCAGCACCGGCCGCATGCTCTACGGCTTGGCCAAGGAAGGCCAGGCGCCGCGGTTCTTTGCGAAGACTTCGGCGACCGGCGTCCCGCGCCGCGCGATCGTGGTTTCGCTGTCGGCGCTGCTGCTGGGGGTGATCCTGAACTATCTGGCGCCCGAACAGATGTTCTCATGGGCCACCGCCGTGGCCACCTTCTCGGCCGTCTGGACCTGGGGCGTCATCCTCATCACTCATCTGCGGTACCGGGCCGGGCGGACCGCGGCCGAGCGCGCGTCGCTCACCTTTCCGCTGCGGTTCTCGCCGTGGAGCAACTATCTAGCGCTGGCCTTCCTGGCCGTGGTGCTGGGCGTGATGGCCGTTCACGCCGACACGCGCGTGGCCCTGGTTGTCGGCCCGGCGTTCGTGGTCCTGCTGTCGATCCTTTACCGGGCCCGCGGCAAACGAGCAGGCTGA
- a CDS encoding DUF2306 domain-containing protein, whose amino-acid sequence MSLTLLFAAVWLSSSTFGLYILAFFGGTALRGQGVAWNGSLPDLYDPAHWLGTVAIGAHMAAGALLLTLGPLQLVEPVRRRKPALHRNLGRLYVGCAALAGAGGLAFILARRTVGGLPMDLGFAGYGVLLILAASQAFRHARAGRLAAHRAWAIRLFALTIGSWLYRMEYGLWFAAAGRLGHTPTFDGWFDRLMVVAFYLPNLLIAELIIRRWKSGLTARLASVLLLLITGLLLVATWTFTTHYWGPGIARGLAGVAKT is encoded by the coding sequence TTGAGCCTGACCCTGCTCTTCGCCGCTGTTTGGCTGAGCAGCTCGACCTTCGGCCTTTACATTCTCGCCTTCTTCGGGGGCACGGCGCTGCGCGGGCAGGGGGTAGCATGGAATGGATCGCTCCCGGATCTCTATGATCCCGCTCATTGGCTGGGCACGGTCGCGATCGGCGCCCACATGGCGGCCGGCGCGCTGCTCTTGACGCTTGGCCCCCTGCAGCTCGTCGAGCCAGTACGAAGGCGCAAGCCGGCCCTTCATCGCAACCTAGGGAGGCTTTATGTGGGATGCGCCGCCTTGGCCGGCGCGGGCGGCCTTGCCTTCATCCTGGCGCGCCGCACGGTTGGCGGTCTTCCGATGGACCTCGGCTTCGCCGGCTACGGCGTTCTGTTGATCCTAGCCGCCAGCCAGGCCTTTCGTCACGCGCGGGCCGGTCGCCTGGCAGCGCACCGCGCATGGGCCATCCGCCTCTTTGCTCTGACGATCGGGTCGTGGCTCTATCGCATGGAGTACGGGCTGTGGTTCGCAGCGGCCGGCCGCCTTGGCCATACCCCCACGTTCGATGGCTGGTTTGACCGGCTTATGGTCGTGGCTTTCTACCTGCCAAACCTTCTGATCGCGGAGCTGATCATACGCAGGTGGAAGAGTGGCTTGACCGCCAGGCTCGCTAGCGTCCTGCTGCTCTTGATCACGGGGCTGTTGCTAGTCGCGACCTGGACGTTCACGACCCACTACTGGGGTCCTGGAATCGCGCGCGGACTTGCGGGCGTCGCCAAGACCTAG
- a CDS encoding helix-turn-helix domain-containing protein, whose translation MDLEALEDLCADDEMVPPTAGPREIVVPPDPILANLISAIRMTLSGVAADPGLGPRVRETVRRAFVVCGLTRGHPRAGGLAPWQERLAKQMIGAAAGQMVTPQEVARACHLSPTYFAKAFKVSTGATPHQWLQARRVGEAHRLIRAGTPLAEVAAACGFSDQSYFSKVLKRHSGVPPKAWARLNAAMEGAGSAPAGH comes from the coding sequence ATGGACCTCGAAGCGCTGGAGGATCTGTGCGCCGATGACGAGATGGTCCCTCCGACGGCCGGACCGCGAGAGATCGTCGTTCCGCCCGACCCCATCCTGGCCAACCTGATCTCGGCCATCCGGATGACCTTGTCAGGCGTGGCGGCGGACCCGGGCTTGGGCCCTCGGGTGCGCGAGACGGTACGACGGGCTTTCGTCGTGTGCGGCCTGACGCGTGGGCATCCGCGCGCCGGTGGCCTCGCGCCTTGGCAGGAGCGTCTGGCCAAGCAGATGATCGGCGCGGCGGCGGGCCAGATGGTGACGCCGCAAGAGGTGGCCAGGGCCTGTCATCTGTCGCCGACCTACTTCGCCAAGGCCTTCAAGGTGTCCACGGGCGCGACGCCCCACCAATGGCTGCAGGCCCGGCGCGTGGGTGAGGCGCATCGTCTCATCAGGGCCGGGACTCCGCTGGCCGAAGTGGCGGCCGCCTGCGGTTTCTCCGACCAGAGCTATTTCAGCAAGGTGCTCAAGCGCCATAGCGGCGTTCCGCCCAAGGCCTGGGCGCGCCTCAACGCGGCGATGGAAGGCGCTGGTTCAGCTCCTGCCGGTCACTAA
- a CDS encoding glycosyl hydrolase, with protein MDKIIQVGAGNISTQYPEGSQGPTESVNNKPVAPRITDDFTGAPPSNSVFSSLVFAQWGPFSGVMQLDPMAVQTDAKGLNLGYTDTPRVTEEGYNYDYHSDLSLGLSGLNASGTKLAAATDWTATADWDGQMRATMGQGLPFVYVTRDSQADVVIDFNQQTGPSRDVPVNPLSYQLTGLDGAFTGKALQFNFPVDAGQKVADGIQFRVSYDFNGDGKTDRIETYDWFATDAASGDESYTGTKMISATGAMADMKNGSVKVELWRANGVDDVLVRTNDAASYVKLPYANLTSADGAATDGTLYLGGGAKAGGDPAKLATAVSGEAVYDTTKVPPGLSVGGYNGPGRVWYAQDGVIGVTINGKNYGVFGPTGSTWTFTDHGVTSNLGGKDYYSVAVLPDSSVKTLMSYRAHAYAFVTDTKSSFTVDYASGKLVTTFEATTDMKETGPGLSKDPLMALYRHQYINSYSPLGEVSYASPRGEMKVLASGSTFQTSMDIAPILPILPFVGDAGQKQQLIDMIHGELKAFLSAQNSPLEGDTYWGARQNAKFGDLALMAQMVGYGQAKDVFVKAIEEQLEKWFTADDGDKFQFVYDKQWATLIGFPANFNSDDKLNDHHFHYGYIINAAATVAQLDPEWAKQEKWGAMVNELIQDAANDDRNDTTYGFLRNFDPYAGHSWASGTGIGQNQESASEALEFASAVARWGAVTGQQKLADLGVYLHTTESIAFEQYWQDVDNKVFPDGVRRSIMGIVGDNGAKFTNFFDGDPAHIIGIQYTPINAGSLFMAGHKAELLSEIKELWAMQNPGRPTEWMNGSQMALALADPEAALKDFFANPQYQSGAGEESRAYTLQWIQTLVALGAPDLSIKADSAFAVAYDKAGAKSYTAFNPGASAIIVKFSDGVQLAVEPGDLVTRTADGRTISTDFQNKDIPFRPPGVPMDLPTDPPQYALTTIAKSGDLTLSVEDKTGTAWITIGDAAPKAMIRGDGRQAVQIDATTTMIGIGRDATGAIVVLGATKGGEPFYPYKVDSGLHLGGNGGAVYKSDWKTLEPMFGADINGDGTILRGDLKLVAQNGDLKLLTDTGTGLAYYQDGERPLRGVSRTGEGPSLLVRDGWTLSGIGRDENGAVRILDTMDNAGVSYGWTLNAQGVWTGETRYDDANLSEGEALFQKDLDGDGKVPAAPPQLIAANGKLRLLFDPATGHAMVQLEDGARLTLTRGRP; from the coding sequence ATGGACAAGATCATCCAGGTCGGCGCGGGCAATATTTCGACGCAGTATCCGGAGGGCTCTCAAGGGCCGACCGAAAGCGTCAACAACAAACCCGTAGCCCCGCGCATCACCGACGACTTCACGGGCGCGCCGCCGAGCAATTCGGTCTTCAGCTCACTGGTCTTCGCCCAGTGGGGTCCGTTCTCGGGCGTGATGCAGCTGGATCCGATGGCGGTCCAGACCGACGCCAAGGGTTTGAACCTTGGTTATACCGACACGCCTCGCGTGACGGAGGAAGGCTACAACTACGACTACCACAGCGACTTGAGCCTCGGCTTGTCAGGCCTGAACGCCAGCGGCACCAAGCTGGCCGCGGCGACGGACTGGACCGCCACCGCCGACTGGGACGGGCAGATGCGCGCGACCATGGGTCAGGGCCTGCCGTTCGTCTACGTGACGCGCGACAGCCAGGCCGACGTGGTGATCGACTTCAACCAGCAGACCGGGCCCTCGCGCGACGTCCCGGTCAATCCGCTGAGCTATCAGCTCACTGGGCTGGACGGGGCGTTCACCGGCAAGGCGCTTCAGTTCAACTTCCCCGTCGACGCGGGCCAGAAGGTCGCCGACGGCATCCAGTTTCGCGTCTCGTACGACTTCAACGGCGACGGCAAGACCGATCGCATAGAAACCTACGACTGGTTCGCGACCGACGCGGCGTCAGGCGACGAGAGCTACACGGGCACGAAGATGATCAGCGCCACGGGCGCGATGGCCGATATGAAGAACGGCTCGGTCAAGGTCGAGCTTTGGCGCGCCAATGGCGTCGACGACGTGCTGGTGCGGACCAATGACGCGGCAAGCTACGTCAAGCTGCCCTACGCCAATCTAACCTCGGCCGACGGCGCCGCCACGGACGGCACGCTCTATCTTGGCGGCGGCGCCAAGGCTGGCGGCGATCCCGCCAAGCTGGCGACCGCCGTCAGCGGCGAGGCGGTCTATGACACCACCAAGGTCCCGCCCGGCCTCAGCGTCGGCGGCTACAACGGTCCTGGCCGGGTGTGGTACGCCCAGGACGGGGTGATCGGCGTCACCATTAACGGCAAGAATTACGGCGTTTTCGGCCCAACCGGCTCCACCTGGACCTTCACCGATCACGGCGTGACGTCCAATCTGGGTGGCAAGGACTACTACTCGGTCGCCGTCCTGCCCGACAGCTCGGTCAAGACACTGATGAGCTATCGCGCCCACGCCTACGCCTTCGTCACCGACACCAAATCCTCCTTCACCGTCGACTACGCCAGCGGAAAGCTGGTGACGACCTTCGAGGCGACCACCGACATGAAGGAGACGGGCCCGGGCCTGTCGAAGGATCCCCTGATGGCGCTCTATCGCCACCAATACATCAATTCCTACTCTCCCCTCGGCGAGGTCAGCTACGCCTCGCCGCGCGGTGAGATGAAGGTCCTGGCGAGCGGCTCGACTTTCCAGACCTCGATGGACATCGCGCCGATCCTGCCGATCCTGCCTTTCGTCGGCGACGCCGGCCAAAAACAGCAGCTGATCGACATGATTCACGGCGAGCTGAAGGCTTTCCTCTCGGCCCAGAACAGCCCGCTCGAGGGCGACACCTACTGGGGGGCGCGTCAAAACGCCAAGTTCGGCGACCTGGCCCTGATGGCCCAGATGGTCGGCTACGGACAGGCCAAGGACGTCTTCGTCAAGGCGATCGAGGAGCAGCTGGAGAAGTGGTTCACCGCCGATGACGGCGACAAGTTCCAGTTCGTCTACGACAAGCAGTGGGCGACGCTCATCGGCTTCCCGGCCAACTTCAACTCCGACGACAAGCTCAACGACCACCATTTCCACTACGGCTACATCATCAACGCCGCCGCCACTGTGGCCCAACTCGATCCCGAGTGGGCCAAGCAGGAAAAGTGGGGCGCGATGGTCAACGAGCTGATCCAGGACGCGGCCAACGACGACCGCAACGACACGACCTACGGGTTCCTGCGCAACTTCGACCCCTATGCCGGGCACAGCTGGGCCTCCGGCACGGGCATCGGCCAAAACCAGGAGTCGGCCTCCGAGGCCCTGGAGTTCGCCAGCGCGGTGGCGCGCTGGGGCGCGGTGACTGGCCAGCAGAAGCTCGCCGATCTCGGCGTCTATCTACACACCACCGAGTCTATCGCGTTCGAGCAGTACTGGCAGGACGTCGACAACAAGGTATTCCCCGATGGCGTCCGGCGTTCGATCATGGGCATCGTCGGCGACAATGGCGCGAAGTTCACCAACTTCTTCGACGGGGATCCGGCGCACATCATCGGCATCCAGTACACGCCGATCAACGCCGGGTCGCTGTTCATGGCCGGTCACAAGGCCGAGCTGCTCTCGGAGATCAAAGAGCTGTGGGCTATGCAGAACCCCGGCCGCCCCACCGAGTGGATGAACGGCTCGCAGATGGCCCTGGCCCTGGCCGATCCTGAGGCGGCGCTCAAGGATTTCTTCGCCAATCCACAGTACCAGAGCGGCGCCGGCGAAGAGTCCCGCGCCTATACCCTGCAGTGGATCCAGACCCTCGTGGCGCTCGGCGCGCCTGATCTGTCGATCAAGGCCGACAGCGCCTTCGCCGTCGCCTACGACAAGGCGGGTGCCAAGAGTTACACGGCGTTCAATCCGGGCGCGTCTGCGATCATTGTGAAGTTCTCGGACGGCGTGCAACTGGCCGTCGAGCCCGGCGATCTCGTCACCCGGACCGCCGACGGCAGAACCATCAGCACCGACTTCCAGAACAAGGACATTCCGTTCCGGCCGCCAGGCGTCCCCATGGACCTGCCGACCGATCCGCCGCAATACGCCCTGACGACGATCGCCAAAAGCGGCGACCTGACGCTATCGGTCGAGGACAAGACCGGAACGGCCTGGATCACCATCGGTGACGCCGCCCCCAAGGCAATGATCCGGGGCGATGGCCGCCAGGCCGTCCAGATCGACGCGACCACCACGATGATCGGCATAGGCCGCGACGCCACCGGCGCGATCGTCGTGCTGGGGGCCACCAAGGGCGGTGAGCCGTTCTACCCTTACAAGGTCGATAGCGGCCTTCACCTGGGCGGCAATGGCGGCGCTGTCTATAAGAGCGACTGGAAGACTCTGGAGCCCATGTTCGGCGCCGACATCAACGGCGACGGGACTATTCTGCGCGGCGACCTGAAGCTCGTGGCCCAGAACGGCGACCTAAAGCTGCTCACCGACACCGGCACGGGATTGGCCTACTACCAGGACGGGGAGCGGCCTTTGCGCGGCGTCTCGCGCACCGGAGAGGGCCCCAGCCTTCTGGTGCGGGATGGCTGGACCCTCTCCGGGATCGGCCGGGACGAAAACGGCGCGGTCCGTATCCTCGACACCATGGATAACGCTGGCGTCAGCTATGGCTGGACGCTGAACGCCCAAGGCGTCTGGACGGGCGAAACGCGCTACGACGACGCCAACCTCTCCGAGGGCGAAGCGCTTTTCCAGAAAGACCTCGACGGTGACGGCAAGGTTCCCGCCGCACCTCCGCAGTTGATCGCCGCCAACGGAAAGCTGCGCTTGCTCTTCGATCCGGCCACGGGTCACGCCATGGTCCAGCTCGAGGATGGCGCGCGACTGACCCTGACGCGTGGGCGGC